In Pirellulales bacterium, a single genomic region encodes these proteins:
- a CDS encoding Clp protease ClpP, with amino-acid sequence MHNFDALNLRGAPRCIRDGMANSKRMRLVVNEAPGSLELLCFGTIGGDGEGGGMLADDIAHILRRNSGRPVNVKINSGGGSAFDGISIYSSLVSHNAEVTTTNISMAGSAAAIISQAASPGRREMYDVASLFVHRAAMLSIGNAQDMREAADWLDTVDRQITTALANRTGRPVSAIAKLLAGDGSKDGTVFSPQQAIAEKFADRIISTRSDGNLRSAENHEQRARMLTDISHDQVLAARFDVWRKDTARRHA; translated from the coding sequence GTGCATAACTTTGACGCACTGAACTTAAGAGGCGCTCCCCGCTGCATTCGCGATGGGATGGCCAATTCCAAACGCATGCGACTTGTCGTGAACGAGGCGCCAGGCTCACTAGAGCTGTTGTGTTTTGGCACGATCGGCGGCGACGGCGAGGGTGGTGGAATGCTGGCCGATGACATTGCCCACATTTTGCGTCGAAATTCCGGCAGGCCGGTCAACGTGAAAATTAATTCGGGCGGTGGCTCGGCCTTCGACGGAATTTCGATTTATTCGTCGCTCGTTTCGCACAACGCCGAGGTAACGACAACCAATATTTCCATGGCGGGATCCGCTGCGGCGATCATCAGCCAAGCGGCATCGCCGGGGCGGCGTGAAATGTATGACGTGGCGTCGTTGTTCGTTCACCGCGCGGCGATGCTGTCAATTGGCAATGCCCAAGACATGCGTGAAGCAGCCGACTGGCTGGATACCGTGGACCGGCAAATCACGACCGCACTTGCGAACCGTACCGGTCGTCCGGTATCAGCAATCGCCAAATTGCTAGCTGGCGACGGTTCGAAGGACGGTACGGTGTTTTCGCCCCAGCAGGCGATCGCCGAGAAGTTCGCTGATCGGATTATCTCGACGCGTTCCGATGGTAACTTGCGCAGTGCTGAAAATCACGAGCAACGCGCGAGGATGCTAACGGACATATCTCACGACCAGGTACTAGCGGCACGGTTCGACGTGTGGCGAAAAGACACTGCAAGGCGACACGCCTAA
- a CDS encoding phage major capsid protein, whose protein sequence is MVASMRERQEVRDRIADITGDTGTGSILGNLMKPSGRPAPANFSKLATAAKAANWAGDVDLCPDYRQVRNDLLAGSDQGGYLQSVLIQDTVEQALLDNTSLRSICTVVRTWLAQSLGVPTMNGALKEGSIVQIGQPAANQADPVVGRANAVMTAFGSGQLALSRAFQQDSPLAVPAAVYAVTSRVARIQNRTFTLGESSVQQAGFLYAAPVKVTTGSPGSIAADEILSLVGSIPSMYAKPGVASFMCTLNTYLVIRQLKNGLADYIFRSSGLDEWRWTINQHMPEIAAGSVPIAFGDFSKVTIVDFGPIMLQKLGEMRAERDEDLWQAIGHSACVLRDAGTHPIATLQMHA, encoded by the coding sequence ATGGTTGCGAGCATGCGAGAGCGTCAGGAAGTCAGGGACCGAATCGCCGATATCACGGGTGATACGGGCACGGGCTCGATCCTGGGAAACCTGATGAAACCGTCAGGGCGACCGGCGCCAGCGAACTTTTCGAAGTTAGCGACGGCGGCCAAGGCAGCGAATTGGGCAGGCGACGTAGATCTGTGTCCTGATTATCGCCAGGTGCGCAATGACCTTCTCGCGGGCTCCGATCAAGGCGGATATCTCCAATCCGTTCTTATTCAGGACACCGTTGAGCAAGCACTACTCGATAACACGTCGCTGCGATCCATCTGCACAGTCGTTCGGACGTGGTTGGCGCAGAGTTTGGGTGTTCCGACGATGAACGGCGCTTTGAAAGAGGGCTCGATTGTCCAAATCGGCCAACCAGCCGCGAATCAAGCAGATCCCGTCGTCGGCCGCGCCAACGCGGTTATGACGGCGTTCGGAAGTGGGCAGCTTGCGCTTAGCCGTGCGTTCCAGCAAGATTCGCCATTGGCGGTGCCGGCCGCAGTCTATGCGGTGACGTCACGCGTCGCCCGAATTCAAAATCGCACGTTCACACTCGGCGAGTCTTCCGTGCAGCAAGCCGGTTTTCTGTACGCCGCACCTGTAAAGGTCACCACGGGCAGCCCTGGTTCTATTGCGGCCGACGAAATTCTGTCGCTCGTTGGATCCATCCCGTCGATGTACGCGAAACCTGGCGTTGCGAGCTTCATGTGTACGCTCAATACGTACCTCGTGATCCGGCAGCTGAAAAATGGCCTGGCGGACTACATTTTTCGATCCTCTGGCCTGGATGAATGGAGATGGACCATCAATCAGCACATGCCGGAAATTGCGGCTGGTTCGGTGCCGATTGCGTTCGGCGACTTCTCCAAGGTCACGATCGTCGACTTTGGTCCGATCATGCTGCAAAAACTCGGCGAGATGCGAGCGGAGCGCGACGAGGATTTGTGGCAAGCCATCGGCCATAGTGCTTGCGTCCTGCGAGATGCCGGTACACATCCGATCGCCACTCTTCAAATGCACGCCTAA
- a CDS encoding cold shock domain-containing protein, producing MIERFTGHVQRLFRDKKYLFIDRISDGRSQSLFAHGSQFTKEDWLRVAVDDKVEFTIGVSDTGQTRAQQVAIVDDAQAVGPAPKGYLAG from the coding sequence ATGATCGAGCGCTTCACCGGACACGTACAGCGACTTTTCCGAGACAAAAAATATTTGTTCATCGACCGCATTTCGGACGGCCGCTCGCAGTCGCTTTTCGCGCACGGTTCGCAGTTTACCAAAGAAGACTGGCTGCGCGTCGCGGTCGACGACAAGGTCGAATTTACCATTGGCGTTAGCGACACGGGGCAGACCAGGGCCCAGCAGGTCGCGATCGTCGATGACGCGCAAGCAGTCGGTCCGGCACCAAAAGGTTACCTAGCCGGCTAA
- a CDS encoding terminase TerL endonuclease subunit: MAKQKKNPGGRPRKTAEQLKASGSWRAKARANEGKKAPKPRAPRTPTWKPLTKRQLANLILTIPGYNPRRGATGCRFDDKAANRALEFFETQLRHVEGAVAGKPFKLEPWQQAIVANLFGWLRKDDQGRTVRRYREALIYVPRKNGKSPLAAGIALYGLFKDGEAGAQIILAAAKRDQAALLFRHCRGMVERCPSLTDASQIFGGVGQRSIVLRQDSASSLRVISSEAGGEHGGNVSLAIVDELHAQPNRDLVDVISTSMASANRAQPLLVFITTSDFARESICNEKHGYAEKVRDGILDDPAFLPVIYEAPRDADWKSPDVWAAANPNIGVSVSREYLERECKHAQEVATFENTFRRLHLNQKTETDMRWLPMDRWDQCGAEDPIAWRAEAFEELQDLVCMAGLDLSTSIDVTAFVLDFRRGPNHIVLPFFWVPEENARKREQRDRVPYQVWARQGFLTQTPGAVVDYDRVRADICALGKKFNIRKIARDRWNASQITTQLMGDGFNVVDCGQGFASLSAPSKELEKIIIGGTIEHGSNPMLRWMASNAAAETDAAGNIKPSKAKSTERIDGIAALVMALAAWGEDSGQVPTGTFYEDNDLEIF; this comes from the coding sequence ATGGCAAAACAGAAAAAGAATCCGGGCGGCCGACCTCGAAAAACGGCCGAGCAACTCAAGGCTTCTGGCTCATGGCGGGCCAAAGCACGGGCCAACGAAGGCAAGAAAGCACCGAAGCCGCGCGCACCTCGCACGCCGACTTGGAAACCGCTGACCAAGCGGCAGCTGGCCAATCTGATTCTCACGATTCCGGGTTACAACCCGAGGCGTGGCGCGACCGGCTGCCGTTTCGACGACAAGGCCGCCAATCGCGCGCTTGAGTTCTTTGAAACGCAGCTTCGGCATGTCGAAGGCGCCGTTGCCGGCAAGCCGTTCAAGCTGGAGCCCTGGCAGCAAGCGATCGTGGCCAACCTGTTCGGCTGGCTGCGTAAGGACGACCAAGGGCGCACGGTCCGACGATACCGCGAAGCGCTCATTTACGTGCCGAGAAAGAACGGCAAGTCGCCGCTGGCTGCTGGTATCGCTTTGTACGGCCTGTTCAAGGACGGCGAAGCCGGTGCCCAAATCATCCTGGCAGCCGCCAAGCGCGACCAGGCGGCTTTGTTGTTCAGGCATTGCCGTGGCATGGTCGAGCGTTGCCCATCGCTGACTGATGCCTCGCAGATCTTCGGTGGAGTAGGCCAGCGGTCGATCGTGTTGCGTCAGGACAGCGCTTCGAGCCTGCGTGTGATTTCATCCGAAGCAGGTGGCGAGCACGGCGGAAACGTCAGCTTGGCCATCGTCGATGAGCTACATGCTCAGCCTAATCGCGATCTGGTCGATGTGATTTCCACATCTATGGCATCCGCCAACCGAGCGCAGCCATTGTTGGTGTTTATCACGACCAGCGACTTCGCAAGAGAGTCGATCTGCAACGAAAAACACGGATACGCCGAAAAGGTCCGCGACGGCATTCTCGATGATCCTGCATTTCTGCCGGTGATCTATGAGGCTCCGCGCGATGCCGATTGGAAAAGCCCCGATGTTTGGGCCGCTGCAAATCCCAACATTGGCGTGAGCGTCAGCCGCGAATATCTGGAACGCGAGTGCAAACATGCCCAGGAAGTCGCGACTTTTGAGAACACTTTTCGACGGCTGCATTTGAACCAAAAAACGGAGACCGATATGCGATGGCTGCCGATGGATCGCTGGGACCAATGCGGCGCCGAGGATCCGATTGCGTGGCGTGCCGAAGCGTTCGAGGAACTTCAAGACCTCGTCTGCATGGCCGGTCTCGACTTGTCGACCAGCATCGACGTCACGGCGTTCGTACTGGACTTTCGCCGCGGTCCGAATCACATCGTTCTGCCGTTCTTCTGGGTGCCCGAGGAAAACGCTCGCAAGCGTGAGCAACGCGACCGTGTTCCGTACCAAGTCTGGGCCCGGCAGGGTTTTCTTACTCAGACGCCGGGCGCTGTGGTCGACTACGACCGGGTTCGTGCCGACATTTGCGCGCTCGGTAAGAAATTCAACATCCGCAAGATCGCTCGCGACCGCTGGAACGCTAGCCAGATCACGACGCAATTGATGGGGGACGGCTTCAACGTCGTCGACTGCGGGCAGGGGTTTGCCTCGCTATCAGCACCTTCGAAGGAGCTGGAGAAAATCATCATCGGCGGCACGATCGAGCACGGAAGCAATCCGATGTTGCGATGGATGGCCAGTAATGCCGCGGCCGAAACTGACGCAGCCGGCAACATCAAGCCGAGCAAGGCCAAATCGACCGAGCGCATCGACGGCATTGCCGCGTTGGTGATGGCACTGGCCGCATGGGGCGAAGACTCTGGCCAAGTTCCGACCGGGACTTTCTACGAAGACAACGACTTGGAGATTTTCTAG